Within Bradymonas sediminis, the genomic segment CGGGGCGGCCATCAATAGGAATGCGAAAAAGACGACTAGACGCCCAGGCCAGGTTGAACTCATCAGCAAGCTCCGCGATTGTTCACATTCCATAGATAACTTCCTTTTAACCGAATACACGTCGGCTAAACGCATTCTCAAATACGCGGTCGGGGTCAAGCTCATCGCGGAGCGCGCAAAAATCATCGAAGCGCTCGAATACCCGACGAAGCTCTGCGCCCTCCCAGCCAAACATCTTTCCCCAATGCGGGCGCGCTCCCATCCGCGCGGCGATCGCCTCGAGCCCCGCGAAATATTGGGGCGCATGCGCGCTCCTGCCGCAATAGGCGCCAATATGGCACGCGTCGCGCCCATAAGCCGGGCTCATCCAGATGTCATCGGCCGCCACAAAGCGCAACTCACCGATAAAGTTAACCCGCAACTGCTCCCACTCGACCCATGCGCGAAGTTGCTCGAAGGCCGCCGGGCCGTCTTCGCGCGCGAAGGCAAACTCGGCCTCCAGATGCCTCGGCGGCATCGCCAGGTTGAAGACGCCGTCGCTTCGCTCCACGCGCTCTCTCTGGCCAAAATACCCGAGACAAACAAGCCGGTTAAGCGTCGGAATCGCCGGCGAAAAATGCCCGCCGAGCCACAGGATGCTCCGGAAGACCGGCGTGATCATGCCCAATTTATCGGCCCGGCGAGTCAAGGCGGGGCAGGTCTCGGGCGCGCTGGTGCGGTCGGCCGCGAAGACCTGGATGCGGTCGGTATGCGGAAGCCACCAAAACTTTATAAATTCGTGGGTATCCGCCAGGGTTTGCATCTGGCGAAGCGCTTCATCAAAAGGCAGCGTCCAACAACGCTCGTGCAGGTTGAAAATCGGCACGCAGCGCATGGTCACCTGCGTGATCACGCCCAGGCATCCCAGCCCAACCCGCGCCGCCGCAAAGACGTCGGGGTGATGCTCCCTCGACGCTTCGACAACCTCGCCGCGCCCGGTGACCAGGCGCAGCGATTCGACAAGCGATGAGAGGTTTCCCACCGTGGCGCCGCTGCCGTGGGTGCCGGTCGAAATCGCCCCCGCCAGGGTTTGCTCGGCGATCGAGCCAAGAGACGGCAGGGCCAGGCCGAAGTCCGATAAGTGGCACACGAGCTCCCTGAGCGAAATACCCGCCTCGGCCACCACCAACCCGTTTTCCCGGTCGATACGAAGCACTCGATTGAGGCGCTCAAGGCGCAGCAAATGCCCATCCGTGCAGGCGATATCGGTCCAGGAATGCCCCGCGCCCACGACCCGCAGCGTTTGGCCGCGCCGGCCGACCTCTTTGACCAGCGCCACGACCTCGGCCTCGCTCTCGGGCAAATGCAGCGCCACAGGCGCGCATCGATGCGTGCGCCCCCATGTTTGGAAGGTTCGAGATGAAGCGCGCGTCAATGGCTTAATCATGCGATTTAACCCGGTGCACCTTGGGGCTCACCCTGTCGACCATCATTACGATCGTTGCCGCAGGAGCTGAAGCGATGAGCCATATTTTTAGCGCGCCGCGCTAAAAATACCAAGTCACTCCACGCGCCGACGCGAGTGCTTCAAATTCTCCAAGCGTAGCGTCGCGAGATGAGCGGCCATTAATATCAGAGTAATAAAGGCGAAGAGCGAACCCAGCCAACGATGATGCATCAGGAAACTCCGACGTCATTTGTTTCAGTCATTCGGTTTGTGGCGAGCGAACTTTCGTACAATCTTCGCTCCGTCGAAACGCGCCAAAGGAGGGGCTCTCGGCGCAAAAAAGCCCCGAGTCAATATCGGAGCTTTTTCGCTTGCGCCCTTGCCCTTGTGAGCATCATCACTTGCGTTCCGACGCCTCCTCTCGGGGGGGGGCGCGGTGAGCCTGGGTGACCTAAAAGATCTCAAAATAGTTCAAGTCGATCGCTGCGCTAAATACAAGGGCGTCATATTGGGTCCAGAACTCGCCGAAGGTGAAGTTGCGCCGCTCCCACCCCGCATACGCGCTCAACGCGAAGTAGGTCGAGGTGAAGATATAGCCCGCGCGCCCGCCAAAGTCGAATTTCTCGCTGAAATCGCCGTTGCCGCTGCTCAACGCCCAGCCGACTAGATCTGCGCCGCCAAACCCCTCGATACCGAAACCGTATAGAAACTCCGGATAGATATGCACGCCGATGTCGAGCGGGACCCGGAGAGCCCAGTCAAGCTTATGAACCTCGGGCGGGGTCTTGTCGAAGGTCTGGGTATACCGGCCCATGCCGATGCGCGCGCCGGCGGAGAAACGCAGCCAATCCCAGTCCTCGACAAGCTTGGCGACGCCGCTGACCGACAACCCGCCCTCGCCATAGCTGCTCGAATACTCGCGGCCATCGGGTGGATTTCCGGGGATATAATATCTCCCCGCATCCGAACTCCCCCATTTATAATATGCCCCGCAGCTCATGCCCTGGAATTCGGAGGGGCTTCGCTCGCGCCAGGAATACTCATAGGAGCGTTTTTTATCCCGAACAGCCTCCTGATACGCCTTCCTTTCGTTGCCGATCTGTTCGCTGGTTTCAGCCAGAGCGGCGCAGAAAACCCCCAAATTATCCACCAGCCGAATCTCGTTCATGTCGAGCTCGGCCTCATAATATGTGTCGGGCTTTTTCTCGGGAGAGCCGCGCGAAATGGTGTCTTCAACGCCGCGTGAATAGCTCATATGAGAGCACGCAGAGGTTAAAAACAGCATCGCGAACAAAACGCTACAAAGGACAATCGGACGAAGTGGGGCGCGAAAAGACTGCCTGGCTTTCATAACACCTCATGAGGAAATAAGTCGGACCCCACATTTACATGGATTATGATTGCAGCGCAATCTAAGCGGGTAAAACTAGCAAAACCCATCATCTACGCGCCGACCGCCTGCGTCCAGGACTCGATCAGCGCGTGGGCCGCCCGAAGCATCTGTGTCTCATCGCTGTCGCGCCCCAGGCTGAGCCGCAGCGCGCCGACCGCCTGCTCGGCGGGGATGCCCATGGCGAGGATGACGGCCGACGCGCTGGTCTGTCCGGCGTCGCAGGCCGAGCCGGTGGAGGCGGCGACTTCGGGAGCGCCGGCGAGCACCGCGTCGCCGGTGACGCCCGGAAAGCGGACATTTAGCGTGTTGGGCAGGCGAAGCTCAGGGTGACCGTTGAGGGCCAGGTTGGGAATGGCAGCGGACAGGCGTGACCAGAGCAAATCGCGAAGATAGCGCATGCGCTCGGCGACTTCGTCCAGGTCGCGGCGCGCGGCCAGCGCCGCCTGCCCGAGGCCGACGATCGATGCGACATTCTCGGTGCCCGGGCGCAGGCCTCGCTCGTGCCCGGCGCCCAGCGTGAACGGCGCGATCGGCGTGCCGCGGCGAATATAGAGCGCGCCGACACCCTTAGGCGCGTAGAGTTTATGACCGGCACAAGACAGCAGGTCGACGCCCAATTGCTGCACGTTCACCGGGACTTTACCCAGCGATTGCGCGGCGTCGGTGTGGACGAGCGCCCCGGCCGCGCGGGCGGCCTGGCTGATGGCGGCGATGGGCTGAAGCGTGCCGGTCTCGTTATTGGAGTGCATGACGGTGACGAGCGTCGTCGCGTCGGTGATGGCGCGGGCGGCCTCGTCCTCGCGCACCCGGCCGGTCGCGTCGACGCCCAGGCGCGTGACCGTCGTGCCGCGTTGCTCCAACCAGGCGCAGGGCTGGGCGGTCGCGGGGTGCTCGACGCTCGAGGTCACGACCTCGCCCGCGCCACCTGCCGCCTCGATCACGCCGCGAATGGCCAGGTTATTCGCCTCGGTTCCGCCCGACGTAAAGATCACCTCATCCGCCTCGCAGCCAATCAGCTGAGCGACCTGCTCGCGGGCCTC encodes:
- a CDS encoding D-arabinono-1,4-lactone oxidase, encoding MIKPLTRASSRTFQTWGRTHRCAPVALHLPESEAEVVALVKEVGRRGQTLRVVGAGHSWTDIACTDGHLLRLERLNRVLRIDRENGLVVAEAGISLRELVCHLSDFGLALPSLGSIAEQTLAGAISTGTHGSGATVGNLSSLVESLRLVTGRGEVVEASREHHPDVFAAARVGLGCLGVITQVTMRCVPIFNLHERCWTLPFDEALRQMQTLADTHEFIKFWWLPHTDRIQVFAADRTSAPETCPALTRRADKLGMITPVFRSILWLGGHFSPAIPTLNRLVCLGYFGQRERVERSDGVFNLAMPPRHLEAEFAFAREDGPAAFEQLRAWVEWEQLRVNFIGELRFVAADDIWMSPAYGRDACHIGAYCGRSAHAPQYFAGLEAIAARMGARPHWGKMFGWEGAELRRVFERFDDFCALRDELDPDRVFENAFSRRVFG
- a CDS encoding cysteine desulfurase family protein; this translates as MQTDDLIYLDHNATTPLLPEVVDAMLPYLREHFGNPSSGHLFGQRAHRAVEEAREQVAQLIGCEADEVIFTSGGTEANNLAIRGVIEAAGGAGEVVTSSVEHPATAQPCAWLEQRGTTVTRLGVDATGRVREDEAARAITDATTLVTVMHSNNETGTLQPIAAISQAARAAGALVHTDAAQSLGKVPVNVQQLGVDLLSCAGHKLYAPKGVGALYIRRGTPIAPFTLGAGHERGLRPGTENVASIVGLGQAALAARRDLDEVAERMRYLRDLLWSRLSAAIPNLALNGHPELRLPNTLNVRFPGVTGDAVLAGAPEVAASTGSACDAGQTSASAVILAMGIPAEQAVGALRLSLGRDSDETQMLRAAHALIESWTQAVGA